The following coding sequences are from one Augochlora pura isolate Apur16 chromosome 6, APUR_v2.2.1, whole genome shotgun sequence window:
- the Gle1 gene encoding gle1 RNA export mediator — MPHFVCDKDNITQKMSDITSDFAGLKVSVLKKASLISSKVDRITIGPNSTMIQNTNEKSENIENEQNSCNITFSQTTNRLKNNKISMQSGITFSVKKILLESEYQRKEEVQKEIDHRWQHMNEEEKDIKQRKENSRSHMAKERERKSKENYEYILAEEKKAEQEEMRKRHEQQKEIEEYRKRMTEKQDLTKLIINLRNIFKTKYSTILMAAQDCDDVNSVAILFSSVRPQLDELFQQVGLIDEKILTGDVTPADLTVMKKNVQQMNEILCIVTAEIERINTAYAVNLVNKEASTETQLQPEILEIPAPNITHTKAELIDSQQVDNSAIQNNENRNEDKEQQHVQSVENITSLNIPSVIVAPAQTEEIASTGEQSESISPLYEYVDKELLQMYINSKQFLECYVKSYDEFVQSASTKKFRFECQKAINIPVNAISGISRQHLYDKYERLNSLLKGESSPNVNQYPEGAAFCKNMLAKEIVNQGGTLVSSKPKMAFPIAAVVVAIWNDYPDFGDLLLSHFYDTCPYIVPVFLPEIEGQSNEDYYKLLGYKYAKDGTIEKHDKFLKRMSGLIRLYASITITSQRKGVNKTNPHGLQHAWRWLAAVLNIEPRTEIADLCATLLLDMFEVAGNALWTAYPRQFHKLLILLSDEYHSRIQTVGNIGGGPLVRLQEFLKNSLTKGFIPQPDGQLPSNFW; from the exons ATGCCACATTTTGTTTGCGACAAAGACAACATT ACACAAAAGATGAGTGATATTACTTCTGATTTTGCTGGTCTTAAAGTGTCTGTTTTAAAGAAAGCTTCGCTTATATCAAGCAAAGTGGACAGGATTACAATAGGTCCTAATTCTACAATGATTCAAAATACCAATGAGAaatcagaaaatatagaaaatgaacAGAATTCTTGTAATATTACGTTTTCTCAAACAACtaatcgtttgaaaaataacaaaatatctaTGCAAAGTGGTATtactttttctgtaaaaaaaattcttttggaaAGTGAGTACCAAAGGAAGGAAGAAGTTCAG aaAGAAATTGATCATCGTTGGCAACACATGAATGAAGAAGAGAAAGACATAAAGCAACGTAAAGAAAATTCTCGGTCACATATGGCAAAAGAACGTGAACGtaagagcaaagaaaattatgaatatatattagcagaagaaaaaaaagcagaGCAGGAAGAAATGCGAAAAAGACATGAgcaacaaaaagaaattgagGAGTACAGAAAAAGAATGACAGAGAAACAAGatcttactaaattaataataaatttgagaaatatatttaaaactaagtATAGTACTATTCTTATGGCTGCTCAGGACTGTGATGATGTAAATTCTGTTGCTATTCTGTTTTCATCTGTTAGACCACAATTAGATGAGTTATTTCAACAAGTGGGGCTTATAGATGAAAAAATTTTG ACAGGAGATGTGACACCAGCTGATCTCACtgttatgaaaaaaaatgttcaacaaatgaatgaaatacTGTGTATAGTTACAGCAGAAATAG AAAGGATAAACACTGCATATGCAGTAAATTTAGTTAATAAGGAAGCCTCAACAGAAACTCAATTACAACccgaaattttggaaataccAGCGCCTAATATTACTCACACTAAAGCTGAGTTGATTGATTCACAGCAAGTTGACAACAGTGCTATccaaaataacgaaaatagaaatgaagatAAAGAACAGCAACATGTACAATCTGTAGAGAACATAACTTCTTTAAACATTCCATCAGTAATTGTAGCACCTGCTCAAACTGAAGAAATAGCATCAACAGGTGAACAGAGTGAAAGCATAT cTCCGTTATATGAATATGTTGACAAAGAATTATTGCAGATGTACATAAatagtaaacaatttttggaatGTTATGTAAAAAGTTATGATGAATTTGTACAATCTGCAAGCACAAAAAAGTTCAGATTCGAATGTcaaaaagcaataaatataCCTGTAAATGCAATTTCTGGTATCAGCAGACAACActtatatgataaatatgaGAGACTAAATAGTCTTCTTAAAGGAGAATCTTCTCCAAATGTTAACCAATATCCTGAAGGTGCAgctttttgtaaaaatatgttggCTAAAGAGATAGTC aatcaAGGGGGAACACTTGTTTCAAGTAAACCCAAAATGGCATTTCCAATTGCTGCAGTAGTTGTAGCTATTTGGAACGATTATCCCGATTTTGGAGATTTGCTTTTGTCACATTTTTATGATACTTGTCCATATATTGTGCCTGTGTTCTTACCCGAAATAGAAGGGCAATCAAAtgaagattattataaattgttggGCTATAAATATGCGAAAGATGGTACAATCGAGAAACatgataaatttttgaaaagaatgTCTGGTTTAATAAGATTGTATGCTTCCATTACTATCACATCACAGAGGAAAGGAGTTAATAAAACTAATCCACATGGGCTTCAGCATGCGTGGCGATGGTTGGCtgctgtattaaatattg aaCCGCGAACAGAAATAGCTGATCTTTGTGCGACTCTTTTATTAGATATGTTTGAGGTTGCTGGAAATGCACTATGGACTGCATATCCACGCCAATTTCATAAACTTCTAATTTTACTTTCGGATGAATATCATTCGCGTATTCAAACTGTGGGAAACATTGGCGGTGGTCCATTAGTACGACttcaagaatttttgaaaaatagtttaacaAAAGGTTTTATACCACAACCTGATGGTCAGCTTCCTTCCAATTTCTGGTGA